The uncultured Roseibium sp. DNA segment GTGCGGCGAGAGCGATCGCGGCGCCGGCGTTCAACCGCTCAAGCCCGACCGTGGCCTCCGGACTGGCAAGCTCGATGATGAGGTCCGCCATCCCGGCGGCCCAATCCCGTTCCCGCTCGGCGATATGTGGCCCGGCTGCAACGAAACTGGCGGTTCTGGCGGGGCGCACCTCATCCACGGTTTCGAACCCGTCGGCGAGGTGCAGGCAGCCCGTGAATTCGAACAGGATCGACCGGTCGGCCGTCAGCAGCAGGTAACGTGAAGCGGCGTTGCGCATGGAGAAGACCTGCATGTTGCGGGTGCCGGTCGCGTAGCGGATGTTGACCGGGTCGCTCAGGATCACCGCATCGATGTTGCGCAGGGCCATTTCCGCCCGGACCCGCGCCTGCCGGTAGGCGCGGACCGCGACCAGATCGATCCCGTTTTCCGGACTGCGGTCCAGCGGGACAAGTTCCGTGAGATCGCTGCGTTCCGCATGCCAGTCGAGTTCCGCCATGGAGACCTCCTTCTTGTCTGAGCGTTGGTATCACCGCGAGGGCAGGCCTGAAAATTGTGGAAAATTTCGTGCAAATGCATAACCTGGGGTTATGAATCGATTTCGCAAAAACCTGCCGCCGCTGGACGCGCTGGTGTTTCTGGAGAGTGCCGGCAGGCACCAGAGTTTCACTGCTGCCGCCCGGGAGCTGAACGTGAGCCAGGCGGCGGTCAGCAAACGGGTACGGCAGCTTGAGGACTGGCTCGGCGTACCCCTGATCGAACGGGTGGGGCGGGGGATCCGGACGACACGGGAGGGCGACCGCCTCGTGAACCGGATCGGAATGAGTCTCGATTTTCTTGAGGAGACGATTGCCGATCTTAGAGCCCCCTCCCGGCCGTCGGTGCGGCTTGCGTCCATGAGTGCGCTGGCCATGTTCTGGCTGCAGGGTCGGCTTCGCGACTTCGCTCTCAGCGACCAGCCCTGCGATATTGCGCTGATCCTGTCGGACAAGCCGTCGGACCTCCTGTCCGCAGATCATGACCTGGTGCTGATCTATGGCGACGGACGCTTTTCCGGATGGCAGGCCACGCAGATCCTGCCCGAGAGGTTGCAGCCGGTTTGTGCGCCGTCGCTTCTTCGGGGCATCGATTTCGGCGATGGCTTCAACTCCCTGAAAGAGG contains these protein-coding regions:
- a CDS encoding LysR family transcriptional regulator, yielding MNRFRKNLPPLDALVFLESAGRHQSFTAAARELNVSQAAVSKRVRQLEDWLGVPLIERVGRGIRTTREGDRLVNRIGMSLDFLEETIADLRAPSRPSVRLASMSALAMFWLQGRLRDFALSDQPCDIALILSDKPSDLLSADHDLVLIYGDGRFSGWQATQILPERLQPVCAPSLLRGIDFGDGFNSLKEVTGLLDFPRSGPEWIDWGQWSRLPGAPDITGWQRTECANYAHSIGSALRGEGIALGSLPLLSDEVRSGRLCTLLPEPITTSRGYWLLHRDERAVSGPVAGVRRFLLEEAAEDG